The sequence ATTGCGAGTGGTGAGAACGGATTCATGAAAATTGCCAATAGCCAGCCCATTTGGCGGCCCTCAGAGTTTTCGAACCACACAGGAAGCGGAGTGGCTCCTCAAGGTTCGGTACCTTCCCCTGCCATTTTGTTCGGACGGTGCAAATCCAAAACTACCGATGACAAAGCCACCCTACAGGACCCCAAACTGGCCGCGGAAATTGAACGCCTGACCCAACGGGCCCCCAAGATCTTTGGGAAGCCTCTGGTGACCAAAGCGATGAAACCACTCTTGCAAAAGCGAGCCCTGTATAATTTAAAGGCCGATCCGTCAGCACTGACCGAGTGCTTCCCCTACCGGCAACTGCTGGTTCAAAAAAACGACGTGATCGGCCTCAATCAATATGACGCCCTGGTTGACACCCTAATGAACAAGGCTGAATTTTACGAGGTTGAAAAAGCAGGCCCCACCAGAAAAGCAGTTGATACTCTGTACAATGTGAAGAGTATTATCAGTCCGGGATTTGAAAACAACTTCTTTCATGCGCTTTTAGAAATGTTAAAGCATTGTTTTTCTCGTACTTCTGACCTTAAGAAAAGAAATACTGAATTCAGAAGTGTTATGAACTTCATGCAGAAAATCGCCAAATGCTTTTCTGACCAAACACTATCAACGCGCCTTTCCAATGCTGGTGTCAAACCGCTGCAAGATCCCTCCACCCGATACTTAGTCGCTGCCAGTATATCCGACTTATTGTTTAAAAGCCCGGAACAAGCCAATCAACTTTTAAATAACCCCAAACATCCACTGCGTTTTATCGTAGGAAAAGAACAGCCTTTGTTAACACTGGGACAATTTAGGCCCGGTTTTAACTTAATTTTATTAAACGAGACAGAATTATGGGCAGGGGCTTCCAAAAGCACAAAAGAGTCCTATACATCCCAACATGAATTTGTACATGCCCTCAGCGACCCGGTGGGGGGAGAGGTTTTGCCCAGTATGTCAGAGGATCAGAAAAGCCGGTTTTTAAAAGCAAGAGAGGAGCTGCAAACGCTCTACACTAAAAAGGACGCAGGCCCCATTGGCTGGATTCGCCGCCTGTGGAATGGTCACACCGCCACCGGACTTGGGGGATACGCTTTTTTCAATAACTTTGAATTTCTGGCGGTCAGTTCAGACACGTTTAAAGCCAAACCCAAAGACTTGTGCCGTACCCAGCCCGGCCAGGAAATTTATCAAATTTACAAAGATATTTTCAAAATGGATCCCTTAAAAGACTATCAACGGCATAATATTGATGCCTGAAATGCCCAATTTATTTCATTTGGTCAGATACTGGTCTGTCATTCCCGCGCAGGCGGGAATCCAGTTGTCTGGTCTTTCATGAGCTATTAAAATGCCTTACAGAGGAATGCACTAGAGGCAAATTATTTCTGGATTCCCGCCTGCGCGGGAATGACAGTTAAATGCGGGAATCACAGCTTAAAGTGCCAACAGCCAGTTAAATTAATATCTCTAACGTAATGGCACATTCAGGAATAACTTCGCAGGACTTGAAGGGGCATTAAAGTTTCAGCCTTTGCCTTGGGTTGCGGGCCGCTTTTTGCTATGCTACAAAGCATGTCGTGGAACGCTTTGGGAGGGCATCAAGATGGGTCACGTATCGGACTATCACGGGGAAAGTTTCAATCCACTGGGGCTGAAGGGCATTGAATTCATCCAGTTCACCACCCACGAGCCGGACTACGTGGACCGGGTGCTGAAGGGTTTTGGCTTCTCCAAACTCATGAAACACCGGGAGAAGCACCTGTTCTACTACCGGCAAAACGACATTCATGTGCTGGTCAATCATGGAGAAACCGGCTTTGAGCGGGCCTTTGCCGAACAGCACGGCACCGCCATTTGCGCCATGGGCTGGCGGGTAGAAAACGCAGAAGTGGCCTACAGCGAAGCGGTGCGTCTGGGAGCCTCCCCGTTTGAGCCCGGTAAAATCGGCGATTGCGACTTGTCCCTCCCCCGCATTTATGGCATCGGGGACAGCGTGATCTACTTTGTGGGCACTGAGCAATCGGTCAAGCTGGATCCCAACAATCCCAGCCAAGGCAGCTTTTTGCAAAGCGAAGGCTTTGTGCCCCTAGAATCGCCTGAAATTGTACCGGACAAAGGCTTTTTGGTGGTGGATCACCTCACCAATAACGTGTACAAAAACACCATGGCCTACTGGGCCAACTTCTACAAACAGATTTTTGGCTTCAACGAAGTGCGTTACTTCGACATTAAAGGGCAAAAAACCGGCCTGACCTCCTTTGCCCTGCGCTCCCCCGATGGATCGTTCTCCATTCCCATTAACGAGGGCAACGAGTCCAAATCGCAAATCGAAGAGTACCTGCGGGAGTACCGGGGCGCCGGGGTGCAGCATCTGGCCTTCCTGACTGCCGACTTGCTGGACTCCGTGGAAAAATTGCAGGGCACTGGCATTGAAACCCTGGACATCAGCGAGAATTACTACAACGAAGTGTTTGAACGGGTGCCCAATGTCACCGAGGATCGGGCTCGCATCCAGCGCTTGCAAATTCTGGTGGATGGCGATGAGGAAGGGTATCTGCTGCAGATTTTCACCAAAAACCTGTTCGGCCCCATTTTTATTGAAATGATCCAGCGCAAAAACCACCATGCCTTTGGCGAAGGCAACTTCAAGGCCCTGTTTGAGTCCATTGAGCGGGATCAGGAACGCCGGGGCGTATTGTAGTGAGCCGTCCGGTGGCAGCGTCTCATCACCCCTGGCTGGAGTGGATTAAGCAGGTTCACGCCGTGGCCCGCTGGGGACTGACCTACGCCAAGGACCCCTTCGATCTGGAGCGCTATGAAGTGCTGCTAAAGCTGAGCGTGACCATGATGGCCGACTTTGCCCAGCTAGATACTTCCCGTATCGAGGACCTGTTTGCCAATGAAGTGGGTTACCTGACCCCCAAGGTGGACGTGCGGGGGGTGATCTTTCAGGAGGGCAAGCTGCTGATGGTACAGGAGAAGTGGGATGGCCGCTGGACC comes from Vampirovibrio chlorellavorus and encodes:
- the hppD gene encoding 4-hydroxyphenylpyruvate dioxygenase produces the protein MGHVSDYHGESFNPLGLKGIEFIQFTTHEPDYVDRVLKGFGFSKLMKHREKHLFYYRQNDIHVLVNHGETGFERAFAEQHGTAICAMGWRVENAEVAYSEAVRLGASPFEPGKIGDCDLSLPRIYGIGDSVIYFVGTEQSVKLDPNNPSQGSFLQSEGFVPLESPEIVPDKGFLVVDHLTNNVYKNTMAYWANFYKQIFGFNEVRYFDIKGQKTGLTSFALRSPDGSFSIPINEGNESKSQIEEYLREYRGAGVQHLAFLTADLLDSVEKLQGTGIETLDISENYYNEVFERVPNVTEDRARIQRLQILVDGDEEGYLLQIFTKNLFGPIFIEMIQRKNHHAFGEGNFKALFESIERDQERRGVL
- a CDS encoding zinc-dependent peptidase produces the protein MKIANSQPIWRPSEFSNHTGSGVAPQGSVPSPAILFGRCKSKTTDDKATLQDPKLAAEIERLTQRAPKIFGKPLVTKAMKPLLQKRALYNLKADPSALTECFPYRQLLVQKNDVIGLNQYDALVDTLMNKAEFYEVEKAGPTRKAVDTLYNVKSIISPGFENNFFHALLEMLKHCFSRTSDLKKRNTEFRSVMNFMQKIAKCFSDQTLSTRLSNAGVKPLQDPSTRYLVAASISDLLFKSPEQANQLLNNPKHPLRFIVGKEQPLLTLGQFRPGFNLILLNETELWAGASKSTKESYTSQHEFVHALSDPVGGEVLPSMSEDQKSRFLKAREELQTLYTKKDAGPIGWIRRLWNGHTATGLGGYAFFNNFEFLAVSSDTFKAKPKDLCRTQPGQEIYQIYKDIFKMDPLKDYQRHNIDA